The following coding sequences are from one Lycium ferocissimum isolate CSIRO_LF1 unplaced genomic scaffold, AGI_CSIRO_Lferr_CH_V1 ctg6180, whole genome shotgun sequence window:
- the LOC132045186 gene encoding LRR receptor-like serine/threonine-protein kinase ERL1: MDMRVKMKFCSFLVLLAILLILPIVSSLSEEGKALMSIKASFSNVANVLLDWDDVHDDDFCSWRGVLCGNFSMSVVALNLSNLNLGGEISPAIGDLRNLQSLDLQGNKLTGQIPDEIGNCISLIFLDLSDNLLFGDIPFSISKLKQLELLNLKNNQLTGPIPSTLTQIPNLKTLDLARNQLIGEIPRLIYWNEVLQYLGLRGNLLTGTLSPDMCQLTGLWYFDVRGNNLRGTIPDNIGNCTSFEILDISYNQITGEIPYNIGFLQVATLSLQGNRLTGKIPEVIGLMQALAVLDLSENELVGPIPSIFGNLSYTGKLYLHGNKLTGPIPPELGNMSKLSYLQLNDNQLIGQIPSELGKLDQLFELNLANNKLEGPIPENISSCSALNQLNVHGNNLNGLIPSGFKNLESLTYLNLSSNKFKGHIPSQLGRIINLDTLDLSSNEFSGSIPGSIGDLEHLLTLNLSSNRLDGQIPVEFGSLKSIQTIDMSCNKISGGIPKELGQLQTMITLTLTANDLSGAIPDQLTNCFSLTSLNISYNNFSGVVPLSRNFSRFAPDSFLGNPLLCGNNWKGSICDPHAPRSNAFFSRKAVVCTVLGFIALLSMVIVAVYKCNQPHQFLKGPKTNQGSPKLVVLHMDMAIHTYDDIMRITENFSEKFIIGYGASSTVYKCVLKDSRPIAIKRLYTTHPHSLREFETELETIGSIRHRNLVSLHGYSLSPNGNLLFYDYMENGSLWDLLHGPSKKVKLDWETRLKIAVGAAQGLAYLHYDCNPRIIHRDVKSSNILVDENFEAHLSDFGVAKCIPTAKTHASTLVLGTIGYIDPEYARTSRLTEKSDVYSFGIVLLELLTGKKPVDNDLNLHQLILSKADDNTVMEAVDPEVSVTCMDLTHVRKTFQLALLCTKRFPCERPTMHEVARVLVSLLPPPPTKPCLAPPKSIDYTKFVIGEGLPQVQQNDNSSDAQWLVRFREAISKNTF; the protein is encoded by the exons ATGGATATGAGAGTGAAGATGAAATTCTGCTCCTTCCTAGTATTGTTGGCTATATTGCTTATTTTACCGATCGTTTCATCACTGAGTGAAGAAG GCAAAGCACTGATGTCGATTAAGGCATCGTTTAGCAACGTAGCAAACGTGTTGCTAGATTGGGATGATGTCCACGACGACGATTTTTGCTCATGGCGAGGCGTGTTGTGTGGAAATTTCTCCATGTCCGTTGTTGCCCT GAATCTGTCTAATCTGAACTTGGGCGGGGAAATTTCACCAGCCATTGGAGATTTGAGGAATCTCCAATCTTT AGACCTTCAGGGAAATAAATTAACTGGTCAAATTCCAGATGAGATTGGCAACTGCATTTCACTGATCTTTCT TGATTTGTCTGATAACTTGCTCTTTGGAGATATACCTTTCTCTATATCTAAGCTCAAGCAGCTAGAGTTGTT GAACTTGAAAAACAACCAGTTGACTGGTCCAATCCCATCCACGCTAACCCAAATCCCTAACCTAAAGACGCT TGATCTGGCTCGAAACCAGCTCATTGGTGAGATACCGAGGTTGATCTATTGGAATGAAGTTCTGCAATATCT TGGTTTGAGAGGCAACTTGTTGACAGGAACATTGTCCCCTGATATGTGCCAGTTGACTGGATTGTGGTATTT TGACGTGCGGGGCAATAACCTCCGCGGAACAATTCCAGATAATATTGGAAATTGTACTAGCTTTGAGATACT GGATATCTCATACAATCAGATAACTGGAGAGATTCCCTACAATATTGGGTTTTTACAAGTGGCCACCTT GTCTTTGCAAGGAAATAGGCTAACCGGTAAGATTCCGGAAGTGATTGGTCTAATGCAAGCCCTTGCTGTTCT GGATTTGAGTGAAAATGAGTTGGTGGGACCAATTCCCTCAATCTTTGGCAATTTATCATACACTGGGAAGCT GTACCTTCACGGCAACAAACTTACAGGGCCAATACCACCGGAGTTGGGAAATATGTCTAAACTTAGTTACTT GCAATTAAATGACAATCAGCTAATTGGTCAAATTCCCTCCGAACTTGGCAAACTGGACCAGTTATTTGAATT GAATCTTGCAAATAACAAGTTGGAGGGGCCAATTCCTGAAAATATCAGCTCTTGCTCAGCATTAAATCAACT TAATGTTCATGGCAACAACTTAAACGGGTTGATTCCTTCAGGGTTCAAGAATCTAGAGAGCCTGACATATCT AAATctttcatcaaataaatttaAAGGTCACATACCTTCTCAACTTGGGAGAATCATCAACCTTGATACATT GGATCTCTCTAGCAACGAGTTCTCTGGATCTATCCCTGGTTCTATTGGAGATTTGGAGCATCTTCTTACATT GAATCTGAGCAGCAATCGTCTTGATGGACAAATTCCTGTAGAATTCGGCAGTCTGAAAAGTATACAGACCAT TGATATGTCATGCAACAAGATCTCTGGTGGCATCCCCAAAGAGCTGGGACAGCTACAGACCATGATAACTCT TACTTTGACAGCTAACGATCTCAGTGGAGCAATCCCTGACCAATTGACCAACTGTTTCAGCCTAACTAGTCT GAATATTTCCTACAACAATTTCAGCGGTGTTGTTCCTCTTTCACGAAATTTCTCGCGGTTTGCACCTGACAG CTTTTTGGGGAACCCATTACTTTGTGGCAACAACTGGAAAGGTTCAATATGTGACCCCCATGCACCAAGATCTAATG CCTTCTTCTCCAGAAAAGCTGTTGTTTGCACCGTTTTGGGTTTCATAGCGCTTTTATCCATGGTTATAGTTGCTGTGTACAAGTGCAATCAACCGCATCAGTTTCTGAAGGGACCTAAGACCAATCAAG GTTCCCCTAAACTCGTGGTTCTTCACATGGATATGGCCATCCATACATATGATGACATTATGAGAATTACTGAGAACTTCAGCGAGAAATTCATAATAGGATATGGTGCTTCCAGCACTGTATATAAATGTGTTTTGAAAGATTCCCGACCAATTGCCATTAAGCGACTTTACACTACGCATCCGCACAGCTTGCGAGAGTTCGAGACTGAACTGGAAACAATTGGAAGCATCAGGCACAGAAACCTTGTTAGCTTGCATGGTTACTCACTTTCCCCTAATGGGAATCTCCTTTTTTACGACTACATGGAGAATGGTTCACTCTGGGATCTACTTCATG GGCCATCCAAAAAGGTGAAGCTCGACTGGGAAACACGTCTGAAAATTGCTGTTGGAGCTGCTCAGGGTCTTGCTTATCTTCACTACGATTGCAACCCCAGAATCATCCACAGAGACGTAAAATCTTCAAACATTCTAGTGGATGAAAATTTTGAGGCTCATCTCTCTGATTTTGGGGTTGCAAAATGCATCCCTACTGCAAAAACTCATGCATCAACTTTGGTGTTGGGCACTATAGGCTACATTGACCCTGAGTATGCCAGGACTTCCAGGTTAACTGAAAAATCAGACGTCTACAGCTTTGGCATTGTTCTCCTAGAGCTTTTGACAGGAAAGAAACCTGTCGATAATGACTTGAACTTGCATCAGCTG ATATTGTCAAAGGCGGATGATAACACCGTGATGGAGGCTGTGGATCCTGAGGTATCTGTTACATGCATGGATTTAACGCATGTGAGGAAGACTTTTCAGCTTGCGTTGCTGTGCACAAAAAGATTCCCGTGTGAGAGGCCAACGATGCACGAGGTTGCTAGGGTACTTGTTTCCTTGCTTCCTCCACCGCCAACCAAACCTTGTTTAGCCCCTCCCAAATCCATTGATTACACTAAGTTTGTGATTGGGGAAGGACTACCACAAGTCCAGCAGAATGATAATTCCTCCGATGCACAGTGGCTTGTTAGATTTCGAGAAGCTATATCCAAAAACACCTTTTGA